One genomic region from Flavobacteriales bacterium encodes:
- a CDS encoding DUF1987 domain-containing protein produces MDKKLYIEATSVSPEIDFDIEALRFSIRGRSMPENTEKFYNPVTNWLNDNLRFQFVRANIDIALDYYNTGSFIRLMGLFNLLHELNDTGNEFRVRWICEAEDEDNVADGLSFKEVVKIPFEIIEL; encoded by the coding sequence ATGGATAAGAAACTTTACATAGAAGCCACCTCAGTTTCTCCTGAAATTGATTTCGATATTGAAGCACTTCGGTTTTCCATCCGCGGAAGATCCATGCCAGAGAATACCGAGAAATTCTACAATCCTGTTACCAATTGGCTCAATGATAATCTTCGGTTCCAATTTGTAAGGGCAAACATTGACATTGCCCTCGATTACTACAACACAGGTTCATTTATTCGCTTGATGGGGCTTTTCAATCTGCTTCATGAGCTGAATGACACAGGTAACGAATTCCGCGTACGCTGGATATGCGAAGCAGAAGATGAAGATAACGTGGCTGATGGTTTATCCTTCAAGGAGGTTGTAAAGATTCCTTTCGAGATCATTGAATTGTAA
- a CDS encoding T9SS type A sorting domain-containing protein, translating to MKRIFLLSLFCLAYLMVSAQSSVFIRNSTWQDFDLEVGQSGTLTMDQSEWNASGTPVRGWLDNTGEEVLTVNRTNSAIPEGDTAYFDVNLNGDTDFLTIKIRLIGVANGSTLAYSVAGNGFSEPWFDDENFHEVQTTLAGKAVVIKFKPDNDDTNLDRDIRFAIHDLPVYELDEADFQNPNVLNIMYYNIQMISFGVSGMPQANERGGLLPAQISEYQDVVSFCEAFDDGPRVDHLIPAMEAAGFPYRTEILNDPTGIIPFPVNGGVIIFSRWPIETEDEIDFSLCGQASSDCLSNKGVKYARINKLGKRYHVFGTHMDAGGAADDLLAKRQSYRELREFIADLNIPQSEPVIYGGDYNTSPNHGDLYTDMLDSLATIRPLHIGFYESNFSDEFGRIIDNAWGNQGYLLPTTITNDIITIRSLDPVLWDISEFSDHRCALGRFVYPDISKSGGDTLICPGEDLILSVNTSYPVTYQWLKDGVELNGETNPQLQFTGALESQSGSYTCVVSYQMVYGDWGDSLTALFYPNGPETVDANLHFEFGEIVIDEVLCHVGIDEVEVNQLILYPNPSNGLVNVNVGEEMKNAQLTVYAVDGKQLLSLAISNSNFSVDLSKFDAGLYLFELRSSKTTLHQRLVVY from the coding sequence ATGAAGCGAATATTTCTTCTATCACTATTCTGTCTGGCATATCTGATGGTGTCAGCACAATCTTCCGTGTTTATTCGGAACAGTACATGGCAGGATTTCGACTTAGAGGTTGGCCAGTCAGGCACACTTACCATGGATCAATCGGAGTGGAACGCGAGTGGTACACCAGTGAGAGGGTGGCTTGATAACACAGGTGAAGAAGTACTTACTGTGAATAGAACGAATTCTGCCATACCTGAAGGAGATACGGCTTATTTTGATGTTAACTTGAACGGAGACACGGATTTTTTAACGATCAAAATTCGTTTGATCGGAGTTGCTAACGGTTCAACCTTGGCTTATTCTGTTGCCGGAAATGGATTTTCTGAACCTTGGTTTGATGATGAGAATTTCCATGAGGTGCAGACAACACTGGCAGGTAAAGCCGTAGTGATCAAGTTCAAACCAGATAATGACGATACCAATTTGGATAGAGACATACGTTTTGCCATCCATGACCTTCCAGTATATGAGTTGGACGAGGCGGATTTTCAAAATCCGAATGTGCTGAATATCATGTACTACAACATTCAGATGATCTCGTTCGGGGTTTCGGGTATGCCACAAGCTAATGAAAGAGGGGGGTTGCTTCCAGCACAGATATCTGAATATCAGGATGTGGTGTCGTTTTGCGAAGCGTTTGACGATGGACCAAGAGTGGATCATCTTATTCCCGCAATGGAGGCCGCGGGCTTTCCTTACCGAACCGAAATTCTCAATGACCCGACCGGAATCATTCCGTTTCCGGTGAATGGTGGCGTGATCATTTTTAGCCGATGGCCTATTGAAACTGAAGATGAAATTGACTTTTCGCTCTGTGGTCAGGCCTCGTCAGATTGCTTATCGAACAAGGGGGTCAAATACGCGCGCATTAACAAACTTGGAAAACGATACCATGTTTTTGGTACGCACATGGATGCTGGTGGTGCCGCAGATGATCTTCTCGCAAAGCGGCAATCTTATCGCGAGCTCCGAGAGTTCATAGCCGACCTCAATATTCCTCAAAGCGAACCGGTTATATACGGAGGAGATTATAATACTTCGCCTAATCATGGAGATCTTTACACGGATATGCTTGATAGTTTAGCAACCATCCGACCGTTGCATATTGGGTTTTATGAGTCAAATTTTAGTGACGAATTCGGAAGAATAATTGACAACGCATGGGGAAATCAAGGTTATTTGCTTCCAACTACGATTACGAACGATATCATTACTATTCGAAGCCTTGATCCGGTCCTTTGGGATATTTCTGAATTCAGCGATCACAGATGTGCTCTAGGAAGGTTTGTTTATCCAGATATTTCTAAGTCAGGTGGAGATACACTTATTTGCCCAGGAGAAGATTTAATACTTTCAGTCAACACAAGTTATCCTGTTACTTATCAATGGCTGAAAGATGGCGTTGAATTGAACGGAGAAACGAACCCACAACTCCAATTTACTGGTGCGCTTGAATCTCAAAGTGGAAGCTATACCTGTGTGGTGAGTTACCAAATGGTATATGGAGATTGGGGAGATTCGCTGACCGCACTCTTTTATCCGAATGGCCCTGAAACGGTTGATGCAAACCTCCATTTTGAATTTGGCGAAATAGTGATTGACGAAGTTCTTTGCCATGTTGGGATAGACGAAGTTGAAGTCAATCAGTTAATTCTATATCCTAATCCAAGCAATGGTTTAGTCAATGTGAATGTTGGCGAGGAAATGAAAAACGCACAACTAACGGTTTACGCTGTCGATGGAAAGCAACTCTTATCCCTTGCCATTTCGAATTCAAACTTTAGCGTAGACCTTTCCAAATTTGATGCTGGATTGTATCTTTTTGAGCTTAGATCATCGAAAACCACCCTTCATCAACGATTGGTTGTTTATTGA
- a CDS encoding ABC transporter permease encodes MSSSKDNTQFSFRQYAWSQFKKNKPAYYSLWILGTLAVIALLAPVISNDQPLYAKYHGESLFPAFSTQNTYEIKKADGSVENVQLDIAKWKQMDLESVIWAPIPYAPSKSDFLNSDYKAPSGKQFFKDKTGALVDMPGRFRHLLGTNKKGEDVLSGLIHATRISLTIGILSMGIATLIGLVLGSFAGYFGDAKLRTSRGQFWTFILGLVLAYYYAFMIRADILADAIGTSGGAILLQLVLSLAIFVGITAAFYYIGKVLGKLPILNTQTNIPADSIILRVIEILISIPRLILIISIAAVAKPSLVNLMLIIGLTSWTGIARITRAEFLKIKNLEYIAAGQSLGFSEARVIFRHALPNGVAPAFVQVAFGIASAILIESGLSFLGIGVPADVVTWGSLLSSGREAFQAWWLVIFPGCAIFLTVTVYNLLGEGIRDALDPRLKT; translated from the coding sequence ATGAGCAGTTCGAAGGACAATACACAATTCAGTTTCAGGCAATATGCTTGGTCTCAGTTCAAGAAGAACAAACCAGCTTATTATTCGCTTTGGATCTTAGGAACATTGGCGGTGATTGCGCTTTTGGCACCTGTCATCTCCAACGATCAGCCGCTTTATGCCAAGTATCATGGCGAGTCGCTTTTTCCGGCATTCTCTACTCAGAATACCTACGAGATAAAGAAAGCAGATGGTTCTGTTGAAAACGTTCAGTTGGATATTGCCAAGTGGAAGCAGATGGACCTCGAGTCTGTTATTTGGGCACCGATACCTTACGCTCCGAGTAAGTCAGACTTTCTGAATTCCGATTATAAGGCGCCATCTGGAAAGCAGTTCTTTAAGGATAAAACAGGTGCATTAGTAGATATGCCAGGACGTTTCCGCCATCTACTAGGAACGAATAAGAAAGGCGAAGACGTGCTTTCAGGACTTATTCATGCTACGCGTATTTCGTTGACGATCGGCATTCTTTCCATGGGAATAGCCACCTTGATCGGATTGGTTTTGGGTTCATTTGCCGGGTATTTCGGAGATGCGAAACTGAGAACTTCCAGAGGTCAATTTTGGACCTTCATTCTAGGTTTGGTACTGGCCTATTATTACGCATTCATGATCCGTGCGGATATTCTTGCTGATGCTATTGGAACCTCTGGCGGAGCCATTTTGCTTCAATTGGTACTCAGCTTAGCCATTTTTGTTGGTATTACAGCTGCTTTCTATTATATCGGAAAGGTTCTAGGAAAACTGCCGATACTGAACACGCAGACCAATATCCCTGCTGATTCCATCATTTTGAGGGTGATTGAAATATTGATCTCCATCCCAAGGTTGATCCTGATCATTTCCATTGCTGCGGTTGCCAAACCGAGCCTTGTGAACCTTATGCTCATTATCGGATTGACCAGCTGGACCGGAATTGCACGCATCACGCGGGCAGAATTCCTCAAGATCAAGAACTTGGAGTACATCGCTGCAGGTCAGTCATTGGGCTTTAGCGAGGCACGCGTCATCTTTCGGCACGCCTTGCCAAACGGAGTAGCACCAGCCTTTGTTCAGGTGGCCTTCGGTATAGCATCTGCCATTCTTATCGAATCGGGTCTTTCGTTCCTCGGTATCGGAGTGCCTGCCGATGTGGTTACTTGGGGTTCATTGCTCAGTTCTGGTCGTGAGGCATTCCAAGCTTGGTGGTTGGTCATCTTCCCAGGTTGCGCCATCTTCCTAACGGTAACGGTCTATAACCTTTTAGGTGAGGGTATTCGCGATGCGCTGGATCCACGTTTGAAAACCTAA
- a CDS encoding mechanosensitive ion channel family protein, whose amino-acid sequence MLIEIASIPRPLAYVFILLLAFLLTLWVRRFIHKFVSASSIHLKVDPTKYNFIKNAASLIIFSLAAFLIIYSVPELRSLGTTLLASAGIVTAVIAFASQAALSNIISGVFIVIFKPFRVDDMIRMEGDKAGIVEDITLRHTVIRDFQNQRIIVPNSVISEQTIVNAHIGDERMKRQIFFNISYDSNIDKAFMIIAEEAEKHPLIYDGRTEEEKNDGWPLVKCRVIGFGDSSVNLRADVWSRTPEDSWELFCDLNKSVKERFDKEGIEIPFPYRTIVYKSDLNKHD is encoded by the coding sequence ATGCTGATAGAAATTGCTTCCATTCCAAGACCGCTTGCTTATGTGTTCATTCTACTTTTAGCGTTTCTGCTAACGCTATGGGTAAGACGGTTCATTCACAAGTTCGTAAGTGCCAGTTCCATCCATCTCAAAGTCGATCCGACCAAATACAATTTCATTAAGAATGCTGCTTCGCTGATCATATTCTCCTTAGCGGCATTCCTTATCATTTACTCGGTTCCTGAACTCAGGTCCTTAGGAACGACATTGCTGGCATCGGCAGGTATCGTAACGGCTGTTATCGCTTTTGCATCGCAAGCAGCATTATCCAATATTATCAGTGGTGTTTTTATCGTCATTTTCAAACCTTTCAGGGTTGATGACATGATCAGAATGGAAGGGGATAAGGCTGGTATTGTTGAAGATATCACGCTGAGGCACACGGTCATCAGAGACTTTCAAAACCAACGAATCATCGTACCCAACTCGGTCATTAGCGAGCAGACAATTGTGAACGCTCATATTGGTGATGAACGTATGAAACGTCAGATCTTCTTCAACATCAGTTACGATAGCAACATCGACAAAGCATTTATGATCATTGCAGAAGAAGCTGAAAAACATCCGCTTATTTATGACGGACGAACTGAAGAAGAGAAGAATGATGGTTGGCCACTTGTGAAATGTCGGGTCATTGGCTTTGGCGATTCTTCTGTGAATTTGAGAGCCGATGTTTGGTCTCGAACGCCAGAGGATTCATGGGAACTTTTCTGTGATCTGAACAAGAGTGTAAAAGAACGTTTTGACAAGGAGGGTATTGAAATCCCGTTCCCGTATCGGACCATTGTCTATAAATCTGATCTGAATAAGCATGACTAG
- a CDS encoding T9SS type A sorting domain-containing protein, which produces MKQLLPALFVSISILNPLVGSAQISLLSSDLTQVGDVITRYGDTIPTYGPGSAGVSQTWDFSSAVNDTTSTTTVVTVASTSFSSTFNSSNYAMTGGADSYLFFTHDANSMTTTGAAGDLLGTGQQIESPFSDPLLLHQFPRTYGSHFDDTYAFITEADGAGIPTPIPVNRVKLTHNGHVYDTTDAYGTLITPTGTYDALRVKSVDFTTDILEYKLFAFSQWTVLSTTVDTSVTYSWHAKEEMLAIAEYTFDSIGNPKQFTYSSVPPVVTVGIDDNSPSQSVSVYPQPASSQLCVKGLSVSGNNQADIFGLDGKLIESVRFDGSCLNTEKLSSGMYILQLTSIEGLRHKPLKFIIE; this is translated from the coding sequence ATGAAGCAACTTTTACCAGCCCTTTTTGTATCCATTTCAATATTGAATCCTTTAGTTGGATCTGCCCAGATAAGCTTATTAAGTTCTGATCTGACTCAAGTTGGCGATGTGATCACGCGTTATGGAGACACGATACCTACATATGGACCAGGAAGCGCAGGTGTGAGTCAAACGTGGGATTTCTCTTCAGCTGTAAACGATACGACAAGCACAACTACAGTGGTAACAGTTGCATCAACATCCTTTTCTAGCACTTTCAATAGTTCTAATTATGCCATGACAGGTGGTGCTGATTCATACCTGTTTTTCACCCATGATGCCAACTCGATGACAACTACCGGTGCGGCTGGCGACCTTCTTGGGACTGGACAACAGATTGAGTCGCCATTTTCTGACCCGCTCTTGTTGCACCAATTTCCACGAACATATGGAAGCCATTTTGATGACACTTATGCATTCATCACCGAGGCAGATGGCGCAGGCATTCCTACTCCAATTCCTGTCAATAGAGTGAAACTCACTCATAATGGACATGTTTACGACACTACAGATGCTTACGGGACACTTATTACACCAACTGGAACTTACGATGCGTTGCGTGTCAAATCAGTTGATTTCACCACCGACATTCTGGAATACAAGCTATTCGCGTTTTCTCAGTGGACTGTCCTTTCTACCACTGTAGACACATCGGTGACATATTCTTGGCATGCCAAAGAAGAGATGCTTGCAATTGCAGAATATACCTTCGATAGTATCGGCAATCCAAAGCAGTTCACCTACTCTTCCGTTCCACCTGTGGTAACTGTTGGAATTGATGATAATTCTCCATCTCAATCCGTATCCGTTTATCCACAACCAGCTTCTTCCCAATTGTGTGTAAAAGGATTAAGTGTCAGCGGAAATAATCAAGCAGACATATTTGGCTTAGATGGTAAATTGATTGAATCTGTACGTTTTGACGGAAGCTGTTTGAATACAGAAAAATTGAGTTCAGGAATGTACATTCTGCAACTTACCAGTATTGAAGGTTTGCGACATAAACCGTTGAAATTCATCATCGAATAG
- a CDS encoding ABC transporter permease: MLKYVFRRVLVFIPTLIAITLLGFVIMVSAPGDPVERMVVAAQAGGEIGSQTSNQLEQKKFWSRKLGLDLPIFYVSLNSLAQSDTLYRIYDNNEQESLSRLTNQYGNWPAISDYFSAISALHNAHSKLKIDSSTAFGFDLGQFKEDVNTSFFESSSLKASYSLVVIESKFERLEELYAKPYMAPLKDEFDIARAKFEAVQETATPWKKYVPVLNFYSKNQYHRWIFGDGNWLTGKGAEFTRGIIRGDFGTSYTTKMPIQEVIGIKIFWSFFFSMISVFLAYVVSIPLGVQAAVHKDSTFDRVTTVLLFILYSLPNFFAATVLLMWFANPDVFHWFPASGVEPVRGFAQDAGFFEKWADRLPFLVLPIISYTYSSFAFLSRLMRVSMLEIVNQDYIRTARAKGLTERVVIYKHALRNGLLPIITVFANIFPVAIGGSVILEVIFTIPGMGGESYNAIVNQNYPMLIAIFTITGVLTLVGYLVSDILYAVADPRISFSK; the protein is encoded by the coding sequence ATGCTTAAATACGTCTTTCGTAGAGTTCTCGTCTTTATTCCAACGCTGATCGCCATCACCCTTTTGGGTTTTGTGATCATGGTTTCTGCCCCTGGTGATCCTGTGGAACGGATGGTGGTTGCTGCCCAAGCTGGTGGTGAGATCGGTTCTCAGACCTCCAATCAGTTAGAACAAAAGAAATTCTGGAGTAGAAAACTCGGCTTGGACCTGCCCATTTTCTATGTCAGTTTGAATTCGTTGGCGCAGAGCGATACGCTGTATCGCATCTACGACAATAATGAACAGGAATCGCTTTCTCGATTGACCAACCAATACGGAAACTGGCCAGCCATCAGCGATTATTTTTCGGCAATTTCAGCATTACATAATGCTCATTCCAAATTGAAGATCGATAGTTCAACAGCCTTTGGCTTTGATCTTGGCCAATTCAAAGAAGATGTGAATACGAGCTTTTTCGAGTCTTCTAGTCTCAAAGCATCTTATAGTTTGGTGGTTATCGAATCCAAGTTCGAACGATTGGAAGAGCTGTACGCTAAACCTTACATGGCTCCGTTGAAAGATGAGTTTGATATTGCGAGAGCCAAGTTTGAAGCCGTGCAGGAAACTGCGACACCTTGGAAGAAATACGTTCCGGTTCTGAACTTCTATTCTAAAAACCAATATCACCGTTGGATTTTCGGTGATGGAAATTGGTTGACAGGAAAAGGAGCCGAATTCACAAGAGGAATTATCCGTGGAGATTTTGGAACTTCTTACACGACCAAAATGCCTATTCAAGAAGTGATCGGCATCAAGATCTTTTGGTCATTCTTCTTCAGTATGATCTCTGTGTTTCTCGCTTATGTGGTAAGTATTCCTCTTGGAGTTCAGGCCGCAGTACACAAAGACAGCACTTTCGACCGTGTAACCACGGTTCTTCTATTTATCCTTTATTCGCTGCCTAATTTCTTTGCAGCTACGGTATTGTTGATGTGGTTTGCCAATCCAGATGTATTCCATTGGTTCCCAGCGTCAGGCGTAGAACCTGTTCGTGGGTTTGCCCAAGATGCTGGATTCTTTGAAAAGTGGGCAGATCGATTACCATTTCTCGTTTTGCCGATCATATCCTACACCTACAGTTCGTTTGCATTCCTATCGCGTCTAATGCGCGTTTCGATGCTTGAAATTGTCAATCAGGATTACATCAGAACGGCCCGTGCCAAAGGATTGACAGAACGAGTTGTGATTTACAAGCATGCTTTGCGAAATGGTCTATTGCCGATCATCACGGTGTTTGCCAATATTTTCCCGGTAGCAATTGGTGGTTCGGTCATCTTGGAGGTGATCTTTACCATTCCTGGTATGGGAGGCGAATCTTACAATGCCATTGTGAATCAGAATTACCCGATGTTGATTGCCATTTTTACCATTACGGGCGTCTTGACGCTTGTCGGTTATTTGGTTTCCGACATTCTTTATGCAGTTGCTGACCCACGTATTAGTTTTTCAAAATAG
- the corA gene encoding magnesium/cobalt transporter CorA, with protein sequence MTRKRKNHKRSSDKAGLPPGTLVLVGNHRDEPVTIELIDYSGDTYHDSEILDVTKLEESLSSSTVSWVNINGIHNTDAIAAIGKVYNIHNLVLEDILDTDHRPKVEPFEDYVFFTMKMMWFNDEDELEKEQISIVFGKPYVLCFQEKKGDIFNPIRERIRSDSGLIRRKGSDYLVYRLIDSVVDNYFIIIEKIEERVEDLEEAITADVDADHMRAIQHMKREIITLKRALLPLREAVSGLEKRVSDLVENENEKYFRDVYDHLIQIADNLESNREVLSGLMEMHLANLSNRMNNVMKVLTVIATIFIPLTFIAGVYGMNFENMPELHWKYGYYAVWAAMIAIFITMLAYFRRKKWF encoded by the coding sequence ATGACTAGGAAACGCAAGAATCATAAGCGGTCGTCAGATAAGGCTGGACTTCCGCCTGGAACGTTGGTTCTTGTTGGTAACCATCGTGATGAACCCGTTACCATCGAATTGATCGATTATTCGGGCGATACTTATCACGACTCGGAAATTTTGGACGTAACCAAACTGGAAGAATCGCTCAGCTCTTCCACTGTTTCGTGGGTAAACATTAATGGTATCCATAATACAGATGCTATTGCTGCCATCGGAAAGGTCTATAATATCCATAATCTGGTGCTGGAGGATATTCTCGATACGGACCATCGACCGAAGGTTGAACCATTTGAAGATTACGTGTTCTTCACCATGAAAATGATGTGGTTCAACGATGAGGATGAGCTCGAAAAAGAACAGATCAGTATTGTATTCGGAAAACCATATGTTCTTTGTTTCCAAGAGAAAAAGGGAGATATTTTCAATCCCATCAGAGAACGAATTCGCTCGGATTCCGGATTGATCCGCAGAAAAGGAAGCGATTATCTTGTTTACAGATTGATTGATAGTGTGGTAGATAACTATTTCATTATCATCGAAAAAATAGAAGAAAGGGTAGAGGATCTGGAAGAGGCGATCACAGCTGACGTTGACGCAGATCATATGAGAGCCATTCAGCACATGAAGAGGGAGATCATTACCCTGAAACGAGCGTTGCTACCTCTTCGCGAAGCGGTCAGCGGATTGGAAAAGAGGGTAAGTGACTTGGTGGAAAACGAGAATGAAAAGTACTTCCGAGATGTTTATGATCACCTCATTCAGATTGCCGATAATTTAGAATCCAATAGAGAAGTCCTGTCCGGATTGATGGAAATGCACTTGGCCAACCTCAGCAATCGAATGAATAACGTGATGAAGGTGCTGACCGTCATTGCTACGATCTTCATTCCGCTTACGTTCATAGCAGGCGTTTATGGCATGAACTTCGAAAATATGCCAGAACTCCATTGGAAATATGGCTACTACGCAGTTTGGGCTGCCATGATCGCCATCTTCATAACCATGTTAGCTTACTTCAGAAGGAAGAAATGGTTCTGA
- a CDS encoding T9SS type A sorting domain-containing protein has product MKRILLLSIILSCSTLFSKAQGTLVEDTIIQHLNFNQITDIFVQNGLPVGLLPTDYEVDVHRVIYNTPDVDGSPTVASGLICLPTGDTCQMPMMTYLHGTKVKKQEAFYYLSDEWSLGVIVATSGYAMCLPDYLGLGAGPGIHPYQHARSEATASVDILRACRIICEQEEKELNGQLFIVGYSQGGHAVMATHRMIQEELSEEFTVTASAPGSGPYDMSGAQLDMVASFDPYAQPGYLPYLIQSYQHVYGNLYDSLQQIYVMPYDETLPPLLDGNSSMGQLNQVMPTVPRLIFQQDYQDAFFSDTLHPAYVALKDNNVYEWVPEAPVMFNYCRSDEEVSYLNTIVASEYMIAHGATDIQVVERDTVIGHFECAQPSILFSKLWFDTMADMCGSGVGIESVDAADNVSMFPNPCTDRTLHFSNKRSVGVSIMDITGKIVFTERTVNPNGVLSVGNLQPGIFIVELRDEDKKFVQRLIVQ; this is encoded by the coding sequence ATGAAAAGAATACTCCTACTCAGCATTATCCTCTCTTGTTCAACTTTGTTCTCAAAAGCACAGGGAACGCTGGTTGAGGATACCATTATTCAGCATCTCAATTTTAATCAGATCACTGACATTTTTGTTCAGAACGGTTTGCCCGTTGGACTTTTGCCAACCGATTATGAGGTAGATGTTCATCGCGTAATATACAACACGCCTGATGTTGATGGATCTCCGACAGTGGCTTCGGGTTTGATCTGCCTTCCAACAGGCGATACATGTCAAATGCCCATGATGACGTATTTGCATGGAACTAAAGTGAAGAAACAAGAGGCATTCTATTACTTGAGTGACGAATGGTCCTTAGGGGTTATTGTTGCTACTTCAGGTTACGCCATGTGTTTGCCGGATTATTTAGGTTTGGGCGCTGGACCTGGAATTCATCCATACCAGCATGCGCGTTCCGAGGCAACAGCTTCTGTGGATATTCTAAGAGCATGCCGTATCATTTGCGAGCAAGAAGAGAAAGAACTAAATGGGCAGCTGTTTATAGTTGGCTATTCGCAAGGAGGACATGCTGTAATGGCTACGCACAGAATGATTCAAGAGGAATTGTCGGAAGAATTTACTGTTACCGCATCTGCACCAGGAAGCGGCCCTTATGACATGTCAGGTGCTCAATTGGATATGGTTGCTTCATTTGATCCATATGCACAACCGGGCTATTTGCCTTATCTCATTCAATCCTATCAGCACGTTTATGGAAATCTTTACGATTCATTGCAGCAGATCTATGTTATGCCTTACGATGAAACGCTTCCTCCATTATTGGACGGAAATTCCAGTATGGGGCAACTCAATCAGGTAATGCCAACCGTTCCTCGTCTCATATTCCAGCAAGATTATCAGGATGCATTTTTCTCAGACACGCTTCATCCTGCATATGTGGCACTTAAGGATAATAATGTTTATGAATGGGTGCCAGAAGCTCCGGTAATGTTCAATTATTGCCGAAGTGATGAAGAAGTTTCATACCTGAATACAATTGTTGCTTCCGAATACATGATCGCCCATGGCGCAACTGACATTCAAGTGGTGGAAAGGGATACCGTTATAGGGCACTTTGAATGTGCACAGCCATCAATTCTGTTCTCAAAATTATGGTTTGATACCATGGCTGATATGTGTGGTTCAGGCGTTGGAATTGAATCTGTGGATGCGGCAGACAACGTCAGCATGTTTCCTAATCCGTGCACGGATAGAACGCTTCACTTTTCGAATAAGAGAAGTGTCGGTGTAAGTATCATGGATATTACAGGGAAAATCGTGTTTACGGAAAGAACAGTTAATCCTAATGGTGTTCTAAGTGTCGGCAACCTTCAACCCGGAATTTTCATCGTAGAACTCAGAGACGAAGACAAAAAGTTTGTGCAGCGGCTCATAGTGCAATAA
- a CDS encoding DUF3089 domain-containing protein produces the protein MSCRIQTQRNPMMLRLSVRFFKSIFILFCALIMVFADASAQKADFDTEQHASAPDYSLESSWSALPFRKDVADVLPKDEQWISDSLKEVDVFYVHPTVYQKGPLWNASLDMGSINRKVDKYPVKLQASVFNASCRVYAPRYRQAVVKVFYNDTEDGEKALDFAFQDVKRAFNYFLEHLSNGRPFIIAGHSQGTHHTRRLLRELIDTTELRDRMVAAYVIGFSVNDSMYEDLKLCSSPTETGCYVSWMSFNNGYQPTGTWFKSTQSVNPLTWTADTGLVVIEDYASTVVFNPKKIRARKMEVQIRDLGGKVLSVDTKAPWFRLMKNLHIADYGLFYLDIRQNVKDRITSYMHQKGN, from the coding sequence ATGAGTTGTCGAATTCAGACCCAACGGAATCCGATGATGTTGCGGCTTAGTGTGCGATTTTTCAAAAGTATTTTTATTCTATTCTGTGCACTGATAATGGTTTTTGCTGATGCGTCAGCACAAAAGGCAGACTTCGATACAGAACAGCACGCTTCAGCACCAGATTACAGCTTGGAAAGCAGTTGGTCGGCTTTGCCTTTCAGAAAAGATGTTGCTGATGTTCTTCCGAAAGATGAGCAGTGGATAAGCGATAGCCTGAAGGAGGTAGATGTGTTCTACGTTCATCCTACTGTTTATCAAAAAGGTCCATTATGGAATGCCAGTTTGGACATGGGAAGCATCAATCGAAAAGTGGATAAATATCCGGTCAAACTTCAGGCAAGCGTATTCAATGCATCTTGCCGTGTTTATGCTCCGCGTTATAGACAAGCAGTTGTAAAGGTTTTTTACAATGACACTGAAGATGGTGAAAAGGCGCTTGATTTTGCCTTCCAAGACGTGAAACGGGCATTCAACTACTTTTTAGAACATCTCAGCAATGGCCGACCGTTCATAATTGCTGGGCATAGTCAAGGAACGCATCATACCAGACGACTGCTACGCGAATTGATTGATACCACTGAACTAAGAGATAGGATGGTGGCTGCCTATGTTATTGGTTTTTCGGTCAACGATTCGATGTACGAAGACCTGAAATTGTGCTCATCTCCAACTGAAACGGGCTGTTACGTTTCATGGATGAGTTTCAATAATGGCTATCAACCTACAGGAACTTGGTTCAAATCAACCCAAAGTGTCAATCCACTTACGTGGACAGCGGATACTGGTTTAGTCGTGATTGAAGATTATGCATCAACAGTGGTCTTTAATCCGAAGAAAATTCGCGCCAGAAAGATGGAAGTACAGATCAGGGACCTTGGCGGAAAAGTGCTTTCGGTTGATACAAAAGCGCCATGGTTCAGATTGATGAAAAACTTACACATAGCAGACTACGGTCTATTCTATTTGGACATCCGTCAAAATGTGAAGGACCGAATTACTTCGTACATGCATCAAAAAGGTAATTGA